In Flavobacterium sp. 83, the genomic window GTACCTGCAGGTGGAAATTATTATCAAGAAAATACCACAAGCACTACGGGATATAACGGAAAATTATCTTTCAATGCAGCAACTTCATACAAAGACAGGCTGTATATTGGATTGAATTTAAACTCTCATTTTACCGATTACAGACAATCTACTAGTTTTTATGAAGACAATAGTGCTCCATTGACATCAGATTATACCGTTACACGATTGCGTTTTGATAATGAATTATACACTTACGGAACTGGATTTTCATTTCAAATAGGCGCTATTGCAAAAGTTACAAATGAAGTTCGTTTAGGACTGGCTTACGAATCATCAACTTGGTATCACTTAAGTGATGAATTTTCTCAAAAATTGGTTGCTGTGAGTAGTGCTGCAAACCTACCTGACACGAATGATGTTGTTGATCCACAAATTACAAATGTTTATGCACCATATAAACTACAAACACCAAGTAAACTGACAGGAAGTTTTGCTTATGTTTTTGGCAAATCAGGATTAATCAGCATTGATTACGCCATGAAAGATTATAGCAACACTAAATTCAAACCTGAAAATGATTCTTATTTCCGTGATGTAAACAGCTATATGAATTCTGTTTTAGATAAAACGAATGAAGTAAGAGTGGGTGCTGAATACAAAATTCAGCAATTCAGCTTAAGAGCTGGATACCGTTATGAACAAAGTCCTTATAAAAACAAAACAACTGTTGGTGATTTAACTGGTTATTCAGGTGGTTTAGGATATAATTTTGGTTCAACCAAAGTTGATTTATCCTATTCAACAGCAAAAAGAAATTCACAACAAGGATTTTTTAACCAAGGCTTTACGGATGGAGCCAAAATAAATTCAATTCATGATACAGTTTCTTTGACTTTATTATTTGAATTATAAATCCAAAAAAATCTATATAAAATCCGTTTCATAATTGTGGGACGGTTTTTTTTAGCCCTGATGGAAGTGAAAATCCTCCCGTTTTTTTCGGGAGATTGTAACGTACAGCAGGAATAGCTCCATAAAAAACACAAAGATTTATGGTCCTAAAAATAAATATTGTAATTTTGCAAAATTCCCAAATTATCGGGATTCTAATGTTATGAGAACGAAGTCTTTAAAAAAGAATAAAATCAACGTAATCACCCTAGGGTGTTCGAAAAATGTATATGACAGTGAAGTCCTGATGGGGCAACTTCGCGCAAGCGGTAAAGACGTCACTCACGAAGCTCCAGAAGCTGAGGAAGGTAATATTATTGTTATTAATACTTGTGGATTTATTGATAATGCCAAGGCAGAATCAGTAAACATGATTTTAGAATATGCTGACAAAAAAGAACGAGGATTAGTAGATAAGGTTTTTGTTACAGGATGTTTATCAGAACGTTACCGACCTGATTTAGAAAAAGAAATCCCAAATGTGGATCAGTTTTTTGGAACAACTGAGTTGCCACAATTATTAAAAGCTTTAGGAGCTGATTATAAACATGAATTATTAGGAGAGCGATTGACTACAACTCCTAAAAATTATGCCTATTTAAAAATTTCAGAAGGCTGCGACAGACCGTGCAGTTTTTGTGCGATTCCGTTAATGAGAGGAAAAAACGTTTCTCAAACCATTGAGAAACTGGTAAAAGAAGCAGAAGGATTGGCTAAAAATGGGGTAAAAGAATTGATTTTGATTGCTCAAGATTTGACATACTATGGTCTAGATCTATATAAAAAGAGAAATCTTGGTGAGTTATTAGAAGCTTTAGTAAAAGTGGAAGGAATC contains:
- a CDS encoding OmpP1/FadL family transporter — translated: MKKYLFLLLTGFTFSAAQSQEITDAMRYSQDNLTGTARFRAMGGAFGALGGDLSSLNVNPAGSAIFSNNQIGATLSNYNVKNNSNYFGSTTTDKNNSVDLSQAGGVFVFKNQNSNSNWKKFSVAVNYDNVNNYNNSIFSAGTNPTNSVDSYFLSYANGVPLSDLRDSSYGSLDNGKQQAFLGYQGYIINPVTTNSNNTEYTSNVPAGGNYYQENTTSTTGYNGKLSFNAATSYKDRLYIGLNLNSHFTDYRQSTSFYEDNSAPLTSDYTVTRLRFDNELYTYGTGFSFQIGAIAKVTNEVRLGLAYESSTWYHLSDEFSQKLVAVSSAANLPDTNDVVDPQITNVYAPYKLQTPSKLTGSFAYVFGKSGLISIDYAMKDYSNTKFKPENDSYFRDVNSYMNSVLDKTNEVRVGAEYKIQQFSLRAGYRYEQSPYKNKTTVGDLTGYSGGLGYNFGSTKVDLSYSTAKRNSQQGFFNQGFTDGAKINSIHDTVSLTLLFEL
- the rimO gene encoding 30S ribosomal protein S12 methylthiotransferase RimO, which gives rise to MRTKSLKKNKINVITLGCSKNVYDSEVLMGQLRASGKDVTHEAPEAEEGNIIVINTCGFIDNAKAESVNMILEYADKKERGLVDKVFVTGCLSERYRPDLEKEIPNVDQFFGTTELPQLLKALGADYKHELLGERLTTTPKNYAYLKISEGCDRPCSFCAIPLMRGKNVSQTIEKLVKEAEGLAKNGVKELILIAQDLTYYGLDLYKKRNLGELLEALVKVEGIEWIRLHYAFPTGFPMDVLEIMKREPKICNYIDIPLQHISDSILKSMRRGTTQEKTTKLLKDFREAVPGMAIRTTLIVGYPGETQEDFNILKDFVQEMKFDRMGCFAYSHEENTHAYLLEDDVPDAVKQERANEIMELQSQISWDLNQEKVGQIFKCIIDRKEGGHFVGRTEFDSPDVDNEVLIDASKHYVKTGEFVMIKIIEATEFDLYGEPV